TTTCTACAATCTCAAAATTATCAGTAGCGCCAAAGAACTTCTGAATAATTCAACCCTGTCCATCGCAAAAATTGCGCTTCTCTTAACATACGACGCTTCAAACTTTTCGAAATTCTTTAAAAAATGGACTGGGGAGACACCAGGAAGTTTCAGAAAAAAAACTCGGGACCTATAAGCTAATTTCCTTTGTCAGCTTAAATGTCAACCACTGCCGAAGATTCTCCTATGGAATCCAACGAAGAGATTAAGCTATAACTTAAATAGAACAATTGCAAGCAGATTATAATGATTTATAGTTTTTGGTACGTATCGTTATCCACGCAGGCAATGTGAAATATTTTGCCACTATCTGGAAAGCGCTGCAATTCAGCCTCCGTAAGTCCTTCCCTAGCAGTACTGATAAATAGGTCTGTGCCAGTGGCGCCGCCAAAACAACAAGAAGTCACATGCGGTGCGTTCACACTTATTTTATCCAACAGCTCGCCCGTCTCCCTGTGCCACTTGCAAACCGCAAACCCGGCCCAATGCGCTACCCAAAGATGTCCATCGGGTCCTAAGCACATGCCATCAGGCATGCCCAGCTCATCGGGTACGCGTACTAATGTACTGTAGCGCTGTCCATCTCCTCCCGCCGATTCCCCTGTATTATGCCTAGCATAACGACGGATTTCGCGGGTATAAGTATCGATAAAATAAAAATAGGGGCTATCGCCGGGCCATACGATACCATTGGGAATCGTCACTGCCGGAATAACAGTCTCCAAAAGCCCGTTGCGGAAACGCATAAGCTTCCCCAGATCCGGCAAAGCTTGCATGTGCATCGTTCCGAACCAAAAATTACCCTCGGGATCTACTCCACCGTCATTGGTACGGATTTGTCCCCCCATAGAATCTAGCTCAGCTACGACCGTCAAATCTTGCGTTTCCTTTGTCCAAATGGCCAGCCCTTGCTGCATGGCCACAAGAAATTTACCCGATCCATCTGGCCAGGGTACAATTTTGCTCACATAACCTGGTAATTCCCAGTAAGCCGACTTCTTGCTTTCCAATGGATAAGTGTAAATACGCTTGCGCAAAATATCCACCCAATATAAACTGTTATCCTGCTTGCTCCAAACTATGCCCTCTCCCAGCAGACATTCGGTATGTAGTAAGACTGCTGCTTCTTTTAAATTCTTTTCCATCATCATTTTGCTTTGCCTGACCGCTCACCAATTAAATCGGCAAGCTCACATAAGGCTTTAATCCTCTTGCAATAGTGCACTTCTTCCGCCATCAATTAAATAGGTACTTCCACTTGCAAAGGACGCGTAGGTACTGGAAAGAAAAACACACCAACCACCGATCTCTTCTGTCGTACCTAATTTTTTGACAGGATGCCGATCAACCGTCTTTTGTCTTTCGGCATCAGCATCCGGAAAACTGTCAAACCATTTTTTATTACCCGGTGTATCGATAAACCCCGGTGCAAGTCCGACCGTACGGATCGCTGGTCCCCATTCGATAGCCATGGCCTTAACCAGTGAAAGGAGCGCCCCCTTGGTTACATTATAAGGAAAGCAACCTGGGATGGAAGCATAAGCATGGTTGGAGGCCATTACAATAATCACCCCCGGTGAAGCTTGAGCCAAGAGCGGTTTTAAAGCCCGTGCCAGCAACCAATGGGATGCCAGATTTAAGCTATTATTATGATTCCAATCTGCCAACGTACAATCATCCAAGCCTTTGAACACATTCTGCCCTGCATTCGATAACAGTACATCCAAACGGCCATGCTCCTCTTGAAGGAGCACAGTCAATTCCTGAATAGCAGTCTCATTGGACACGTCAGCCGAATAATAGAACGTTCGTTGCCGATAAGGTTCCATTGCAGCAAAAAAGGAAGCCACTGCCGGATCATCGACCGCCAATTCAGCACAGGCTATCACGGTCGCACCTGCCGCAGCAAATTGCAGACTCGCTCCCAGCCCAATGCCCGAAATTCCGCCTGTGATCAGGACGACCTTATCTGTTAAATCAATTGTAAATGCCATGTACTATTAAAATTACACATAAAAACCTGGCCGTGGTTCCAATATCCCGGGATGCCTGCGCATTTCTTCTTCGATCAAATCCACCCCCAATCCTGGTCTTTCGCTCAAGACCAGATGACCATTTTTCACCATATCTTTAATCGGATGATCGATGACTTCATCGCGCCAAGGCACATCATTGAACATAAATTCCTGTCGAAAGAAATTGGGCACAGAGGCACAGACATGTGCACTGGCCAATGTGGAAAGTGGTCCGTTGGGGTTGTGGGGTGCCAATAACACATTGTATGCTTCCATCATTGTTGCCATACGCTTCATTTCGGAAGGACCACCGCAACGCGTAATATCAGGCATCATAATGTCACAGATATTTTTTTCCAATACCGGTCGGATCCCATGACGGGTATAATGTCTTTCGCCCACACAGATTGACACATTGGACGGAATACGCTCCCGCATCGCACGTAGGTTGTCTGCATTTTCTGGCCCCGCAGGTTCCTCATACCAAGTAATATTCAGTTCAGAAAGACGTTGCGCCATCTGTACGGCCACACGATAATTGAGCATGGCATGTGTCTCGATCATGATATCAAAATTGGGTCCAACGCCATCACGTACCGCTTTACTCACCTCAAACGCCAGATCCTGCTGTTCGGCAGTCAAGGTCAGGTTTGCGGCCAAATCTTCCCCATACAGATAATTTGTATGCGCAAA
The Sphingobacterium multivorum genome window above contains:
- a CDS encoding SMP-30/gluconolactonase/LRE family protein; protein product: MEKNLKEAAVLLHTECLLGEGIVWSKQDNSLYWVDILRKRIYTYPLESKKSAYWELPGYVSKIVPWPDGSGKFLVAMQQGLAIWTKETQDLTVVAELDSMGGQIRTNDGGVDPEGNFWFGTMHMQALPDLGKLMRFRNGLLETVIPAVTIPNGIVWPGDSPYFYFIDTYTREIRRYARHNTGESAGGDGQRYSTLVRVPDELGMPDGMCLGPDGHLWVAHWAGFAVCKWHRETGELLDKISVNAPHVTSCCFGGATGTDLFISTAREGLTEAELQRFPDSGKIFHIACVDNDTYQKL
- a CDS encoding SDR family NAD(P)-dependent oxidoreductase translates to MAFTIDLTDKVVLITGGISGIGLGASLQFAAAGATVIACAELAVDDPAVASFFAAMEPYRQRTFYYSADVSNETAIQELTVLLQEEHGRLDVLLSNAGQNVFKGLDDCTLADWNHNNSLNLASHWLLARALKPLLAQASPGVIIVMASNHAYASIPGCFPYNVTKGALLSLVKAMAIEWGPAIRTVGLAPGFIDTPGNKKWFDSFPDADAERQKTVDRHPVKKLGTTEEIGGWCVFLSSTYASFASGSTYLIDGGRSALLQED
- a CDS encoding mandelate racemase/muconate lactonizing enzyme family protein, with product MKIIDVKVWLVEGVKYNWTLVKIYTDTGHTGVGEATNWPGSPIVYEAAKHVGQRIIGLDPMKTDFIWTKLYRDLNWIGPYGASMCAISGIDMALLDLKGKVLGVPCYELLGGAFRKEILLYANYWFTGGGHNPEDYARQAQAVKEAGFTGLKFDPFAHTNYLYGEDLAANLTLTAEQQDLAFEVSKAVRDGVGPNFDIMIETHAMLNYRVAVQMAQRLSELNITWYEEPAGPENADNLRAMRERIPSNVSICVGERHYTRHGIRPVLEKNICDIMMPDITRCGGPSEMKRMATMMEAYNVLLAPHNPNGPLSTLASAHVCASVPNFFRQEFMFNDVPWRDEVIDHPIKDMVKNGHLVLSERPGLGVDLIEEEMRRHPGILEPRPGFYV